The Linepithema humile isolate Giens D197 chromosome 7, Lhum_UNIL_v1.0, whole genome shotgun sequence genome has a window encoding:
- the LOC137001005 gene encoding serine/arginine repetitive matrix protein 1-like isoform X2, with protein sequence MMYTGTTASQDTRFSDKEKKLLKQMKFGDSLTQKVDMSKVKLDVIKPWITTKITQILGMEDDVVIEFVNNQLEEKFPDPRKMQINLTGFLNGRNARSFMGELWDLLVSAQESVTGIPEAFLQQKKDQIKKRLEEQEKLQASLAEKEKEKEREKEKDDSESKVKKEEKDSGSSKERRRDRSRDRDRDRSKRSRSRDRHRDRDRSSRKRRSASRSPSKNSLKDNGKDMPEAKVEREDSPQPENAIPLMPVKTKPEAAVAISRLQAKLMSIADGKKKNNRTPSPESLDKSAKKSRSRSKSPANRSKKSRSKSLSRDSKTRRSRSLVSKSRRSRSKSRSRRSRSKSKRSKSRSQDRTKSRRSKSKSPRSRSRSRSRSKKSRSKSDDRSKSRKSGTDSSDSRSSKSRSKSPDKRKDAVDSNRKRDGSTSSSSGSEEDKGAKDKNDFEIRKKKDGVQAKRSYRKTNKDDSGSDSDSSRERKSAPKRRSNSPRKDRGRSKDRDRNRSRDRSRDRSRDRSRDRSRDRSRDRNRRRSLDRERDRRRERERERERERERLDRYSGSRSMRPPSVRRPPNRRSPPRRSPARYRRRSPSPDDRRRRRSLDRRRRSSERRDRRRSPDRRSSRRRSPDGRDRSSRYDRSSSRDRSSRRDRSRERRDKDRRSRSKDRRSRSRDQRSSMDRSRDGKRSPDRSKDARDKAREKKADEKPKRPSDTGSRKEVRNGRSKSSSSESSESSSSSNEDESLRKSIERKVSQEKREREREHADDGKKKEKEKILKEESAKRPEKEVKKIEPVVVKKSEPSVSPKKLQVTSLPITRHRFSKSLSRTPSPFKKTEDIVAATVKIKQTIKEDSKDESPKIGETNFAASDAFPLKKDDKSLKTAKSVAEDKKPVQKSLELPLSKKPVEAVKKTKKEKRDGSTDSEDSDAEGKRKSRKLEKPKKSRKASTDDDKSDKSKAGSSSDSEDDRKHSDKNKKARDTSRTDPDDRSKDRKDSRKREVTENDSRKRSRKEIEEEVKKSKRARKDSSSGEEEQKSKRDKNEDDKSRSRKSKKDSSSDEEPKKTRKRRNTSSDEEKSKSRKSRKESTSEDESKSKSKKSKRDSSSDDDDLGDKDTKKKKKIDDSTDDEKVKKKRKKKAKTSTSESEESEVEEKKKKKEKKHKKHKKHKKHRKHKKKKVADSDESDVSEGNTEELEKKLREKALKSMKKGHSIERSD encoded by the exons ATGATGTACACA GGGACAACTGCTTCGCAGGATACGAGGTTCAGTGATAAAGAGAAGAAATTGCTTAAGCAAATGAAATTTGGAGATTCGTTGACGCAAAAG GTGGATATGAGTAAAGTAAAACTTGATGTAATTAAACCATGGATCACAAcgaaaattacacaaattcTAGGAATGGAAGATGATGTTGTGATAGAATTTGTGAATAATCAGCTCGAGGAAAAG TTTCCCGATCCCCGAAAAATGCAGATCAACCTGACAGGGTTCCTGAATGGCAGGAATGCTCGTTCTTTCATGGGCGAATTATGGGACCTTCTGGTCTCTGCTCAAGAAAGTGTTACGGGCATTCCCGAGGCTTTcttgcaacaaaaaaaagatcagATTAAAAAACGTTTG GAAGAACAAGAGAAGCTTCAAGCATCGTTGgcggagaaagagaaggaaaaggagcgtgaaaaagaaaaagatgacAGTGAGAGTAAAGTGAAGAAGGAGGAAAAAGATAGTGGCTCGTCGAAGGAGCGTAGAAGGGATCGAAGTAGGGATCGTGATAGAGACAG AAGCAAAAGGAGCAGATCGCGGGATCGACACAGGGATCGTGATCGATCGAGTCGTAAGAGAAGGTCCGCTTCGAGATCACCGAGTAAAAATTCGCTGAAGGATAACGGAAAGGATATGCCTGAGGCTAAGGTCGAACGAGAAGACTCGCCGCAACCGGAAAATGCTATACCTTTGATGCCAGTAAAAACTAAACC GGAAGCCGCAGTAGCGATATCAAGATTGCAAGCCAAATTGATGAGCATTGCTgatggaaagaaaaagaacaatCGCACACCCTCGCCGGAGTCGCTGGACAAGTCAGCGAAGAAATCACGATCTAGATCTAAATCGCCGGCGAATCGTTCGAAGAAGTCTAGATCCAAGTCACTTAGCCGGGATTCGAAAACGCGTCGATCACGATCGCTCGTTTCCAAGTCGAGGCGTTCTCGCTCCAAATCGAGATCTCGAAGATCGCGATCTAAATCCAAAAGATCGAAATCGCGCTCGCAGGATCGCACGAAATCAAGGCGAAGCAAGTCCAAGTCGCCGAGATCTCGTTCGCGATCACGTTCGCGATCCAAGAAATCGCGGTCCAAGAGCGACGACAGAAGCAAGTCGAGGAAGTCGGGAACTGACTCGAGCGACTCAAGATCGTCCAAGTCTCGCTCGAAATCCCCGGACAAACGAAAAGACGCTGTCGACTCGAACAGAAAACGCGATGGTAGCACGAGCAGCAGCTCAGGATCCGAGGAGGACAAAGGCGCGAAGGATAAGAATGATTTTGAGATACGAAAAAAGAAGGACGGTGTGCAAGCTAAGAGATCTTATCGTAAGACCAATAAGGACGACAGCGGCAGTGATAGCGACTCCAGTCGTGAGAGAAAGTCAGCTCCTAAGAGAAGAAGCAATTCGCCACGTAAAGACAGAGGACGCTCCAAGGATAGAGATAGAAATAGATCACGGGACAGATCACGAGATAGATCGCGAGACAGATCGCGAGATAGATCACGCGATAGATCACGAGATAGGAACCGAAG GAGATCATTGGATCGAGAACGCGACAGGCGACGTGAACGGGAGCGCgaaagggagagggagagggagagattGGATCGGTACAGCGGTAGCCGTAGCATGCGACCACCTTCAGTGCGCAGACCGCCTAATAGGCGCAG TCCCCCGCGCAGGAGTCCGGCAAGATATCGTCGTAGGTCACCGAGCCCCGATGACAGACGCCGTAGGAGATCGCTGGATCGTCGGCGACGCTCGTCGGAGAGACGCGACAGACGTCGATCGCCCGATCGCCGTAGCAGCCGACGTCGCTCGCCGGACGGACGGGATCGATCGAGCAGGTACGATAGATCTTCCTCACGCGACAGATCAAGTAGGCGGGATCGCTCCAGAGAACGACGGGATAAGGATCGTCGATCTAGATCCAAGGATCGTAGATCGAGATCCAGGGATCAGAGGTCATCGATGGATCGTTCGAGAGACGGGAAACGGTCTCCCGATCGTTCGAAGGATGCCAGGGATAAAGCGAGGGAGAAAAAAGCAGATGAGAAACCTAAAAGACCGTCTGATACAGGGTCGCGAAAAGAGGTGCGAAACGGCCGGTCTAAATCGAGTAGCTCGGAAAGTAGCGAGAGTAGTTCCTCTAGCAATGAGGACGAGTCACTTAG GAAATCTATCGAGCGCAAGGTATCACAGGAGAAGCGGGAAAGAGAACGCGAACATGCGGATGATGgcaagaaaaaggaaaaggagAAGATATTGAAAGAGGAATCCGCTAAACGGCCGGAGAAGGAGGTAAAGAAGATAGAACCTGTTGTCGTGAAAAAGTCGGAGCCCAGCGTTTCTCCCAAGAAACTTCAAGTTACTTCTCTCCCTATTACAAGACACAGA TTCTCGAAGAGCTTATCGCGTACACCTTCGCCTTTTAAGAAGACTGAAGATATTGTGGCCGCAACCGTTAAGATTAAGCAGACAATTaa GGAAGATAGCAAGGATGAATCACCGAAGATTGGAGAAACCAATTTCGCCGCTAGTGATGCTTTCCCTCTAAAGAAAGATGACAAATCTTTGAAAACTGCAAAGTCAGTAGCAGAAGATAAAAAGCCTGTTCAAAAATCATTGGAACTCCCATTGTCCAAGAAACCTGTAGAAGCGgtgaaaaaaacaaagaaagaaaagcgtGATGGCTCCACAGATAGTGAAGATAGTGATGCTGAAG GTAAGAGAAAATCGAGAAAGCTGGAGAAACCGAAGAAATCTAGGAAAGCATCGACAGATGACGATAAATCTGACAAAAGTAAAGCTGGCTCCAGTTCAGATTCGGAGGATGATAGAAAGCattcagataaaaataaaaaagcaagaGATACTAGTCGAACCG ATCCAGATGATCGCAGCAAAGATAGAAAGGACAGTAGAAAACGCGAAGTTACCGAAAATGATTCGCGAAAACGTTCAAGAAAAGAGATAGAAGAAGAAgtgaaaaaatcaaaaagagCACGAAAAGACTCTTCTTCGGGCGAAGAAGAGCAGAAATCTAAAAGAGATAAGAACGAAGATGATAAATCCAGATCTCGAAAGTCAAAGAAAGACTCGAGTTCCGATGAAGAGCCCAAGAAGACGAGAAAGAGGAGAAATACTTCATCGGATGAGGAAAAGTCTAAGTCCCGGAAATCCAGAAAAGAATCGACAAGTGAAGATGAATCTAAATCAAAATCAAAGAAATCCAAGCGAGATTCTAGCTCGGACGACGACGATCTTGGAGATAAAgacacaaaaaagaaaaagaaaatcgacGATAGTACGGACGACGAAAAGGTGAAAAAGAAGCGTAAGAAAAAGGCAAAAACCAGCACCAGCGAATCGGAG gAGAGTGAAgtagaagaaaagaagaaaaagaaagagaagaagcaTAAGAAACATAAGAAGCATAAGAAGCACAGGAAGCACAAAAAGAAGAAGGTCGCCGATTCAGATGAATCTGACGTAAGTGAAGGTAATACGGAAGAACTGGAAAAAAAACTTCGAGAGAAAGCACTAAAGTCCATGAAAAAGGGGCATAGCATTGAACGAAGTGATTGA
- the LOC137001005 gene encoding serine/arginine repetitive matrix protein 1-like isoform X7 — translation MMYTGTTASQDTRFSDKEKKLLKQMKFGDSLTQKVDMSKVKLDVIKPWITTKITQILGMEDDVVIEFVNNQLEEKFPDPRKMQINLTGFLNGRNARSFMGELWDLLVSAQESVTGIPEAFLQQKKDQIKKRLEEQEKLQASLAEKEKEKEREKEKDDSESKVKKEEKDSGSSKERRRDRSRDRDRDRSKRSRSRDRHRDRDRSSRKRRSASRSPSKNSLKDNGKDMPEAKVEREDSPQPENAIPLMPVKTKPEAAVAISRLQAKLMSIADGKKKNNRTPSPESLDKSAKKSRSRSKSPANRSKKSRSKSLSRDSKTRRSRSLVSKSRRSRSKSRSRRSRSKSKRSKSRSQDRTKSRRSKSKSPRSRSRSRSRSKKSRSKSDDRSKSRKSGTDSSDSRSSKSRSKSPDKRKDAVDSNRKRDGSTSSSSGSEEDKGAKDKNDFEIRKKKDGVQAKRSYRKTNKDDSGSDSDSSRERKSAPKRRSNSPRKDRGRSKDRDRNRSRDRSRDRSRDRSRDRSRDRSRDRNRRRSLDRERDRRRERERERERERERLDRYSGSRSMRPPSVRRPPNRRRKSIERKVSQEKREREREHADDGKKKEKEKILKEESAKRPEKEVKKIEPVVVKKSEPSVSPKKLQVTSLPITRHRFSKSLSRTPSPFKKTEDIVAATVKIKQTIKEDSKDESPKIGETNFAASDAFPLKKDDKSLKTAKSVAEDKKPVQKSLELPLSKKPVEAVKKTKKEKRDGSTDSEDSDAEGKRKSRKLEKPKKSRKASTDDDKSDKSKAGSSSDSEDDRKHSDKNKKARDTSRTDPDDRSKDRKDSRKREVTENDSRKRSRKEIEEEVKKSKRARKDSSSGEEEQKSKRDKNEDDKSRSRKSKKDSSSDEEPKKTRKRRNTSSDEEKSKSRKSRKESTSEDESKSKSKKSKRDSSSDDDDLGDKDTKKKKKIDDSTDDEKVKKKRKKKAKTSTSESEESEVEEKKKKKEKKHKKHKKHKKHRKHKKKKVADSDESDVSEGNTEELEKKLREKALKSMKKGHSIERSD, via the exons ATGATGTACACA GGGACAACTGCTTCGCAGGATACGAGGTTCAGTGATAAAGAGAAGAAATTGCTTAAGCAAATGAAATTTGGAGATTCGTTGACGCAAAAG GTGGATATGAGTAAAGTAAAACTTGATGTAATTAAACCATGGATCACAAcgaaaattacacaaattcTAGGAATGGAAGATGATGTTGTGATAGAATTTGTGAATAATCAGCTCGAGGAAAAG TTTCCCGATCCCCGAAAAATGCAGATCAACCTGACAGGGTTCCTGAATGGCAGGAATGCTCGTTCTTTCATGGGCGAATTATGGGACCTTCTGGTCTCTGCTCAAGAAAGTGTTACGGGCATTCCCGAGGCTTTcttgcaacaaaaaaaagatcagATTAAAAAACGTTTG GAAGAACAAGAGAAGCTTCAAGCATCGTTGgcggagaaagagaaggaaaaggagcgtgaaaaagaaaaagatgacAGTGAGAGTAAAGTGAAGAAGGAGGAAAAAGATAGTGGCTCGTCGAAGGAGCGTAGAAGGGATCGAAGTAGGGATCGTGATAGAGACAG AAGCAAAAGGAGCAGATCGCGGGATCGACACAGGGATCGTGATCGATCGAGTCGTAAGAGAAGGTCCGCTTCGAGATCACCGAGTAAAAATTCGCTGAAGGATAACGGAAAGGATATGCCTGAGGCTAAGGTCGAACGAGAAGACTCGCCGCAACCGGAAAATGCTATACCTTTGATGCCAGTAAAAACTAAACC GGAAGCCGCAGTAGCGATATCAAGATTGCAAGCCAAATTGATGAGCATTGCTgatggaaagaaaaagaacaatCGCACACCCTCGCCGGAGTCGCTGGACAAGTCAGCGAAGAAATCACGATCTAGATCTAAATCGCCGGCGAATCGTTCGAAGAAGTCTAGATCCAAGTCACTTAGCCGGGATTCGAAAACGCGTCGATCACGATCGCTCGTTTCCAAGTCGAGGCGTTCTCGCTCCAAATCGAGATCTCGAAGATCGCGATCTAAATCCAAAAGATCGAAATCGCGCTCGCAGGATCGCACGAAATCAAGGCGAAGCAAGTCCAAGTCGCCGAGATCTCGTTCGCGATCACGTTCGCGATCCAAGAAATCGCGGTCCAAGAGCGACGACAGAAGCAAGTCGAGGAAGTCGGGAACTGACTCGAGCGACTCAAGATCGTCCAAGTCTCGCTCGAAATCCCCGGACAAACGAAAAGACGCTGTCGACTCGAACAGAAAACGCGATGGTAGCACGAGCAGCAGCTCAGGATCCGAGGAGGACAAAGGCGCGAAGGATAAGAATGATTTTGAGATACGAAAAAAGAAGGACGGTGTGCAAGCTAAGAGATCTTATCGTAAGACCAATAAGGACGACAGCGGCAGTGATAGCGACTCCAGTCGTGAGAGAAAGTCAGCTCCTAAGAGAAGAAGCAATTCGCCACGTAAAGACAGAGGACGCTCCAAGGATAGAGATAGAAATAGATCACGGGACAGATCACGAGATAGATCGCGAGACAGATCGCGAGATAGATCACGCGATAGATCACGAGATAGGAACCGAAG GAGATCATTGGATCGAGAACGCGACAGGCGACGTGAACGGGAGCGCgaaagggagagggagagggagagattGGATCGGTACAGCGGTAGCCGTAGCATGCGACCACCTTCAGTGCGCAGACCGCCTAATAGGCGCAG GAAATCTATCGAGCGCAAGGTATCACAGGAGAAGCGGGAAAGAGAACGCGAACATGCGGATGATGgcaagaaaaaggaaaaggagAAGATATTGAAAGAGGAATCCGCTAAACGGCCGGAGAAGGAGGTAAAGAAGATAGAACCTGTTGTCGTGAAAAAGTCGGAGCCCAGCGTTTCTCCCAAGAAACTTCAAGTTACTTCTCTCCCTATTACAAGACACAGA TTCTCGAAGAGCTTATCGCGTACACCTTCGCCTTTTAAGAAGACTGAAGATATTGTGGCCGCAACCGTTAAGATTAAGCAGACAATTaa GGAAGATAGCAAGGATGAATCACCGAAGATTGGAGAAACCAATTTCGCCGCTAGTGATGCTTTCCCTCTAAAGAAAGATGACAAATCTTTGAAAACTGCAAAGTCAGTAGCAGAAGATAAAAAGCCTGTTCAAAAATCATTGGAACTCCCATTGTCCAAGAAACCTGTAGAAGCGgtgaaaaaaacaaagaaagaaaagcgtGATGGCTCCACAGATAGTGAAGATAGTGATGCTGAAG GTAAGAGAAAATCGAGAAAGCTGGAGAAACCGAAGAAATCTAGGAAAGCATCGACAGATGACGATAAATCTGACAAAAGTAAAGCTGGCTCCAGTTCAGATTCGGAGGATGATAGAAAGCattcagataaaaataaaaaagcaagaGATACTAGTCGAACCG ATCCAGATGATCGCAGCAAAGATAGAAAGGACAGTAGAAAACGCGAAGTTACCGAAAATGATTCGCGAAAACGTTCAAGAAAAGAGATAGAAGAAGAAgtgaaaaaatcaaaaagagCACGAAAAGACTCTTCTTCGGGCGAAGAAGAGCAGAAATCTAAAAGAGATAAGAACGAAGATGATAAATCCAGATCTCGAAAGTCAAAGAAAGACTCGAGTTCCGATGAAGAGCCCAAGAAGACGAGAAAGAGGAGAAATACTTCATCGGATGAGGAAAAGTCTAAGTCCCGGAAATCCAGAAAAGAATCGACAAGTGAAGATGAATCTAAATCAAAATCAAAGAAATCCAAGCGAGATTCTAGCTCGGACGACGACGATCTTGGAGATAAAgacacaaaaaagaaaaagaaaatcgacGATAGTACGGACGACGAAAAGGTGAAAAAGAAGCGTAAGAAAAAGGCAAAAACCAGCACCAGCGAATCGGAG gAGAGTGAAgtagaagaaaagaagaaaaagaaagagaagaagcaTAAGAAACATAAGAAGCATAAGAAGCACAGGAAGCACAAAAAGAAGAAGGTCGCCGATTCAGATGAATCTGACGTAAGTGAAGGTAATACGGAAGAACTGGAAAAAAAACTTCGAGAGAAAGCACTAAAGTCCATGAAAAAGGGGCATAGCATTGAACGAAGTGATTGA
- the LOC137001005 gene encoding serine/arginine repetitive matrix protein 1-like isoform X6, translated as MMYTGTTASQDTRFSDKEKKLLKQMKFGDSLTQKVDMSKVKLDVIKPWITTKITQILGMEDDVVIEFVNNQLEEKFPDPRKMQINLTGFLNGRNARSFMGELWDLLVSAQESVTGIPEAFLQQKKDQIKKRLEEQEKLQASLAEKEKEKEREKEKDDSESKVKKEEKDSGSSKERRRDRSRDRDRDRSKRSRSRDRHRDRDRSSRKRRSASRSPSKNSLKDNGKDMPEAKVEREDSPQPENAIPLMPVKTKPEAAVAISRLQAKLMSIADGKKKNNRTPSPESLDKSAKKSRSRSKSPANRSKKSRSKSLSRDSKTRRSRSLVSKSRRSRSKSRSRRSRSKSKRSKSRSQDRTKSRRSKSKSPRSRSRSRSRSKKSRSKSDDRSKSRKSGTDSSDSRSSKSRSKSPDKRKDAVDSNRKRDGSTSSSSGSEEDKGAKDKNDFEIRKKKDGVQAKRSYRKTNKDDSGSDSDSSRERKSAPKRRSNSPRKDRGRSKDRDRNRSRDRSRDRSRDRSRDRSRDRSRDRNRRRSLDRERDRRRERERERERERERLDRYSGSRSMRPPSVRRPPNRRSSPPRRSPARYRRRSPSPDDRRRRRSLDRRRRSSERRDRRRSPDRRSSRRRSPDGRDRSSRKSIERKVSQEKREREREHADDGKKKEKEKILKEESAKRPEKEVKKIEPVVVKKSEPSVSPKKLQVTSLPITRHRFSKSLSRTPSPFKKTEDIVAATVKIKQTIKEDSKDESPKIGETNFAASDAFPLKKDDKSLKTAKSVAEDKKPVQKSLELPLSKKPVEAVKKTKKEKRDGSTDSEDSDAEGKRKSRKLEKPKKSRKASTDDDKSDKSKAGSSSDSEDDRKHSDKNKKARDTSRTDPDDRSKDRKDSRKREVTENDSRKRSRKEIEEEVKKSKRARKDSSSGEEEQKSKRDKNEDDKSRSRKSKKDSSSDEEPKKTRKRRNTSSDEEKSKSRKSRKESTSEDESKSKSKKSKRDSSSDDDDLGDKDTKKKKKIDDSTDDEKVKKKRKKKAKTSTSESEESEVEEKKKKKEKKHKKHKKHKKHRKHKKKKVADSDESDVSEGNTEELEKKLREKALKSMKKGHSIERSD; from the exons ATGATGTACACA GGGACAACTGCTTCGCAGGATACGAGGTTCAGTGATAAAGAGAAGAAATTGCTTAAGCAAATGAAATTTGGAGATTCGTTGACGCAAAAG GTGGATATGAGTAAAGTAAAACTTGATGTAATTAAACCATGGATCACAAcgaaaattacacaaattcTAGGAATGGAAGATGATGTTGTGATAGAATTTGTGAATAATCAGCTCGAGGAAAAG TTTCCCGATCCCCGAAAAATGCAGATCAACCTGACAGGGTTCCTGAATGGCAGGAATGCTCGTTCTTTCATGGGCGAATTATGGGACCTTCTGGTCTCTGCTCAAGAAAGTGTTACGGGCATTCCCGAGGCTTTcttgcaacaaaaaaaagatcagATTAAAAAACGTTTG GAAGAACAAGAGAAGCTTCAAGCATCGTTGgcggagaaagagaaggaaaaggagcgtgaaaaagaaaaagatgacAGTGAGAGTAAAGTGAAGAAGGAGGAAAAAGATAGTGGCTCGTCGAAGGAGCGTAGAAGGGATCGAAGTAGGGATCGTGATAGAGACAG AAGCAAAAGGAGCAGATCGCGGGATCGACACAGGGATCGTGATCGATCGAGTCGTAAGAGAAGGTCCGCTTCGAGATCACCGAGTAAAAATTCGCTGAAGGATAACGGAAAGGATATGCCTGAGGCTAAGGTCGAACGAGAAGACTCGCCGCAACCGGAAAATGCTATACCTTTGATGCCAGTAAAAACTAAACC GGAAGCCGCAGTAGCGATATCAAGATTGCAAGCCAAATTGATGAGCATTGCTgatggaaagaaaaagaacaatCGCACACCCTCGCCGGAGTCGCTGGACAAGTCAGCGAAGAAATCACGATCTAGATCTAAATCGCCGGCGAATCGTTCGAAGAAGTCTAGATCCAAGTCACTTAGCCGGGATTCGAAAACGCGTCGATCACGATCGCTCGTTTCCAAGTCGAGGCGTTCTCGCTCCAAATCGAGATCTCGAAGATCGCGATCTAAATCCAAAAGATCGAAATCGCGCTCGCAGGATCGCACGAAATCAAGGCGAAGCAAGTCCAAGTCGCCGAGATCTCGTTCGCGATCACGTTCGCGATCCAAGAAATCGCGGTCCAAGAGCGACGACAGAAGCAAGTCGAGGAAGTCGGGAACTGACTCGAGCGACTCAAGATCGTCCAAGTCTCGCTCGAAATCCCCGGACAAACGAAAAGACGCTGTCGACTCGAACAGAAAACGCGATGGTAGCACGAGCAGCAGCTCAGGATCCGAGGAGGACAAAGGCGCGAAGGATAAGAATGATTTTGAGATACGAAAAAAGAAGGACGGTGTGCAAGCTAAGAGATCTTATCGTAAGACCAATAAGGACGACAGCGGCAGTGATAGCGACTCCAGTCGTGAGAGAAAGTCAGCTCCTAAGAGAAGAAGCAATTCGCCACGTAAAGACAGAGGACGCTCCAAGGATAGAGATAGAAATAGATCACGGGACAGATCACGAGATAGATCGCGAGACAGATCGCGAGATAGATCACGCGATAGATCACGAGATAGGAACCGAAG GAGATCATTGGATCGAGAACGCGACAGGCGACGTGAACGGGAGCGCgaaagggagagggagagggagagattGGATCGGTACAGCGGTAGCCGTAGCATGCGACCACCTTCAGTGCGCAGACCGCCTAATAGGCGCAG CAGTCCCCCGCGCAGGAGTCCGGCAAGATATCGTCGTAGGTCACCGAGCCCCGATGACAGACGCCGTAGGAGATCGCTGGATCGTCGGCGACGCTCGTCGGAGAGACGCGACAGACGTCGATCGCCCGATCGCCGTAGCAGCCGACGTCGCTCGCCGGACGGACGGGATCGATCGAGCAG GAAATCTATCGAGCGCAAGGTATCACAGGAGAAGCGGGAAAGAGAACGCGAACATGCGGATGATGgcaagaaaaaggaaaaggagAAGATATTGAAAGAGGAATCCGCTAAACGGCCGGAGAAGGAGGTAAAGAAGATAGAACCTGTTGTCGTGAAAAAGTCGGAGCCCAGCGTTTCTCCCAAGAAACTTCAAGTTACTTCTCTCCCTATTACAAGACACAGA TTCTCGAAGAGCTTATCGCGTACACCTTCGCCTTTTAAGAAGACTGAAGATATTGTGGCCGCAACCGTTAAGATTAAGCAGACAATTaa GGAAGATAGCAAGGATGAATCACCGAAGATTGGAGAAACCAATTTCGCCGCTAGTGATGCTTTCCCTCTAAAGAAAGATGACAAATCTTTGAAAACTGCAAAGTCAGTAGCAGAAGATAAAAAGCCTGTTCAAAAATCATTGGAACTCCCATTGTCCAAGAAACCTGTAGAAGCGgtgaaaaaaacaaagaaagaaaagcgtGATGGCTCCACAGATAGTGAAGATAGTGATGCTGAAG GTAAGAGAAAATCGAGAAAGCTGGAGAAACCGAAGAAATCTAGGAAAGCATCGACAGATGACGATAAATCTGACAAAAGTAAAGCTGGCTCCAGTTCAGATTCGGAGGATGATAGAAAGCattcagataaaaataaaaaagcaagaGATACTAGTCGAACCG ATCCAGATGATCGCAGCAAAGATAGAAAGGACAGTAGAAAACGCGAAGTTACCGAAAATGATTCGCGAAAACGTTCAAGAAAAGAGATAGAAGAAGAAgtgaaaaaatcaaaaagagCACGAAAAGACTCTTCTTCGGGCGAAGAAGAGCAGAAATCTAAAAGAGATAAGAACGAAGATGATAAATCCAGATCTCGAAAGTCAAAGAAAGACTCGAGTTCCGATGAAGAGCCCAAGAAGACGAGAAAGAGGAGAAATACTTCATCGGATGAGGAAAAGTCTAAGTCCCGGAAATCCAGAAAAGAATCGACAAGTGAAGATGAATCTAAATCAAAATCAAAGAAATCCAAGCGAGATTCTAGCTCGGACGACGACGATCTTGGAGATAAAgacacaaaaaagaaaaagaaaatcgacGATAGTACGGACGACGAAAAGGTGAAAAAGAAGCGTAAGAAAAAGGCAAAAACCAGCACCAGCGAATCGGAG gAGAGTGAAgtagaagaaaagaagaaaaagaaagagaagaagcaTAAGAAACATAAGAAGCATAAGAAGCACAGGAAGCACAAAAAGAAGAAGGTCGCCGATTCAGATGAATCTGACGTAAGTGAAGGTAATACGGAAGAACTGGAAAAAAAACTTCGAGAGAAAGCACTAAAGTCCATGAAAAAGGGGCATAGCATTGAACGAAGTGATTGA